The following proteins are encoded in a genomic region of Acipenser ruthenus chromosome 4, fAciRut3.2 maternal haplotype, whole genome shotgun sequence:
- the LOC117400665 gene encoding YTH domain-containing family protein 3-like isoform X2, with translation MSAASVDQRPKGQGNKVQNGSMHQKDTVNDDDFEPYLGSQTNQSNSYPPMSDPYMPSYYAPSIGFPYSLSEAAWSTAGDPPMPYLTTYGQMSNGEHHFIPDGVFGQPGALGNTPPFLSQHGFNFFPGNADFSTWGTSGSQGQSTQSSAYSSSYGYPPSSLGRAIADGQAGFGSDTQLSKVPGLSSIEQGMAGLKLGADMAAVTKTVGSALGGAIGMNSMAVNSMPPVSSSAPNPTSWAAIARKPAKPQPKLKPKANMSIGSGAAVPPPPIKHNMNIGTWDDKGTIAKPPMAQQVLPPLPLVHQQLLAQPQPLMHNQLPPQQQHQQLQLQSAQPPQQLPQGPMHQHHNPHHQHQHHQPQPGQPPQLQQPPLQQQPPQQQQQQPPPQNRWVAPRNRGASFNQNSAGDNFGLGMGAPISAPPSGEVHPVLEKLKTLNSYNPKDFDWNLKNGRVFIIKSYSEDDIHRSIKYSIWCSTEHGNKRLDAAYRSLGNKGPLYLLFSVNGSGHFCGVAEMKSAVDYNAYAGVWSQDKWKGKFEVKWIFVKDVPNNQLRHIRLENNDNKPVTNSRDTQEVPLEKAKQVLKIIATFKHTTSIFDDFAHYEKRQEEEEAMRRERNRNKQ, from the exons ATGTCTGCCGCCAGTGTCGATCAG AGACCCAAAGGACAAGGGaataaag tGCAAAACGGCTCAATGCATCAAAAGGATACAGTAAACGATGATGACTTTGAGCCTTATCTAGGCAGCCAGACAAATCAG AGTAACAGCTACCCACCAATGTCGGATCCCTACATGCCTAGTTATTATGCTCCTTCGATTGGATTCCCTTACTCCCTTAGTGAAGCAGCCTGGTCCACAGCAGGAGACCCCCCTATGCCTTATTTGACCACATATGGACAGATGAGCAATGGCGAACATCATTTTATCCCGGATGGTGTTTTTGGCCAGCCAGGGGCCTTGGGCAACACGCCTCCCTTTCTGAGCCAGCATGGATTCAACTTCTTTCCTGGCAATGCAGACTTTTCCACCTGGGGGACAAGTGGTTCTCAGGGACAGTCGACACAGAGCTCTGCATACAGCAGCAGCTATGGCTATCCCCCCAGTTCCCTAGGCAGGGCTATTGCAGATGGGCAGGCGGGATTTGGCAGTGACACCCAGCTCAGCAAGGTGCCAGGCCTTAGCAGCATTGAGCAGGGTATGGCTGGGCTGAAGTTGGGCGCAGACATGGCGGCAGTAACAAAAACGGTAGGCTCAGCCCTGGGAGGTGCAATAGGCATGAACAGCATGGCAGTCAACAGTATGCCCCCTGTCAGCTCCTCTGCCCCCAATCCCACCTCCTGGGCTGCCATCGCCAGAAAGCCTGCAAAACCCCAGCCCAAACTAAAACCCAAGGCAAACATGAGCATTGGTAGTGGTGCTGCTGTCCCCCCGCCTCCGATAAAGCACAACATGAACATTGGCACCTGGGATGATAAGGGGACCATAGCCAAGCCCCCAATGGCACAACAGGTGCTGCCACCCCTGCCCCTTGTGCATCAACAGCTCCTGGCGCAGCCACAGCCCTTGATGCATAACCAATTGCCCCCTCAACAACAGCATCAGCAGCTGCAGTTGCAGTCAGCTCAGCCACCTCAACAGCTGCCCCAAGGACCTATGCATCAGCACCATAATCCTCATCATCAGCACCAACACCATCAGCCCCAGCCGGGGCAGCCTCCACAGCTACAGCAACCTCCCCTACAACAGCAAcctccccagcagcagcagcagcagccaccacCTCAGAATCGATGGGTGGCTCCTCGCAACCGGGGCGCCAGCTTTAACCAGAATAGTGCTGGAGATAACTTTGGTTTGGGGATGGGAGCGCCCATTAGCGCTCCCCCTTCTGGAGAAGTTCACCCAGTGCTGGAGAAACTGAAGACCCTCAACAGCTACAATCCCAAAGACTTTGACTGGAACCTCAAGAATGGGCGTGTGTTCATCATCAAGAGCTACTCTGAGGACGATATCCACCGCTCCATCAAGTATTCCATCTGGTGCAGCACTGAGCATGGTAACAAGCGTCTGGACGCTGCCTACCGCTCGCTCGGCAACAAGGGCCCCCTCTACCTGCTCTTCAGCGTCAACGGCAGCGGACATTTTTGTGGAGTGGCAGAGATGAAGTCGGCGGTAGACTATAACGCCTATGCTGGCGTGTGGTCTCAGGACAAATGGAAGGGCAAGTTTGAGGTCAAGTGGATCTTTGTCAAGGATGTTCCCAACAACCAGCTGCGGCACATCCGTTTGGAAAACAATGACAACAAACCAGTCACCAACTCCCGGGACACTCAGGAAGTACCCCTAGAAAAGGCTAAGCAAGTGCTAAAAATCATAGCTACTTTCAAGCATACCACCTCAATCTTTGATGACTTTGCACATTACGAGAAGCGTCAGGAGGAGGAGGAAGCTATGCGTAGG gaGAGGAATAGAAACAAACAGTAA
- the LOC117400665 gene encoding YTH domain-containing family protein 3-like isoform X3 yields MHQKDTVNDDDFEPYLGSQTNQSNSYPPMSDPYMPSYYAPSIGFPYSLSEAAWSTAGDPPMPYLTTYGQMSNGEHHFIPDGVFGQPGALGNTPPFLSQHGFNFFPGNADFSTWGTSGSQGQSTQSSAYSSSYGYPPSSLGRAIADGQAGFGSDTQLSKVPGLSSIEQGMAGLKLGADMAAVTKTVGSALGGAIGMNSMAVNSMPPVSSSAPNPTSWAAIARKPAKPQPKLKPKANMSIGSGAAVPPPPIKHNMNIGTWDDKGTIAKPPMAQQVLPPLPLVHQQLLAQPQPLMHNQLPPQQQHQQLQLQSAQPPQQLPQGPMHQHHNPHHQHQHHQPQPGQPPQLQQPPLQQQPPQQQQQQPPPQNRWVAPRNRGASFNQNSAGDNFGLGMGAPISAPPSGEVHPVLEKLKTLNSYNPKDFDWNLKNGRVFIIKSYSEDDIHRSIKYSIWCSTEHGNKRLDAAYRSLGNKGPLYLLFSVNGSGHFCGVAEMKSAVDYNAYAGVWSQDKWKGKFEVKWIFVKDVPNNQLRHIRLENNDNKPVTNSRDTQEVPLEKAKQVLKIIATFKHTTSIFDDFAHYEKRQEEEEAMRRERNRNKQ; encoded by the exons ATGCATCAAAAGGATACAGTAAACGATGATGACTTTGAGCCTTATCTAGGCAGCCAGACAAATCAG AGTAACAGCTACCCACCAATGTCGGATCCCTACATGCCTAGTTATTATGCTCCTTCGATTGGATTCCCTTACTCCCTTAGTGAAGCAGCCTGGTCCACAGCAGGAGACCCCCCTATGCCTTATTTGACCACATATGGACAGATGAGCAATGGCGAACATCATTTTATCCCGGATGGTGTTTTTGGCCAGCCAGGGGCCTTGGGCAACACGCCTCCCTTTCTGAGCCAGCATGGATTCAACTTCTTTCCTGGCAATGCAGACTTTTCCACCTGGGGGACAAGTGGTTCTCAGGGACAGTCGACACAGAGCTCTGCATACAGCAGCAGCTATGGCTATCCCCCCAGTTCCCTAGGCAGGGCTATTGCAGATGGGCAGGCGGGATTTGGCAGTGACACCCAGCTCAGCAAGGTGCCAGGCCTTAGCAGCATTGAGCAGGGTATGGCTGGGCTGAAGTTGGGCGCAGACATGGCGGCAGTAACAAAAACGGTAGGCTCAGCCCTGGGAGGTGCAATAGGCATGAACAGCATGGCAGTCAACAGTATGCCCCCTGTCAGCTCCTCTGCCCCCAATCCCACCTCCTGGGCTGCCATCGCCAGAAAGCCTGCAAAACCCCAGCCCAAACTAAAACCCAAGGCAAACATGAGCATTGGTAGTGGTGCTGCTGTCCCCCCGCCTCCGATAAAGCACAACATGAACATTGGCACCTGGGATGATAAGGGGACCATAGCCAAGCCCCCAATGGCACAACAGGTGCTGCCACCCCTGCCCCTTGTGCATCAACAGCTCCTGGCGCAGCCACAGCCCTTGATGCATAACCAATTGCCCCCTCAACAACAGCATCAGCAGCTGCAGTTGCAGTCAGCTCAGCCACCTCAACAGCTGCCCCAAGGACCTATGCATCAGCACCATAATCCTCATCATCAGCACCAACACCATCAGCCCCAGCCGGGGCAGCCTCCACAGCTACAGCAACCTCCCCTACAACAGCAAcctccccagcagcagcagcagcagccaccacCTCAGAATCGATGGGTGGCTCCTCGCAACCGGGGCGCCAGCTTTAACCAGAATAGTGCTGGAGATAACTTTGGTTTGGGGATGGGAGCGCCCATTAGCGCTCCCCCTTCTGGAGAAGTTCACCCAGTGCTGGAGAAACTGAAGACCCTCAACAGCTACAATCCCAAAGACTTTGACTGGAACCTCAAGAATGGGCGTGTGTTCATCATCAAGAGCTACTCTGAGGACGATATCCACCGCTCCATCAAGTATTCCATCTGGTGCAGCACTGAGCATGGTAACAAGCGTCTGGACGCTGCCTACCGCTCGCTCGGCAACAAGGGCCCCCTCTACCTGCTCTTCAGCGTCAACGGCAGCGGACATTTTTGTGGAGTGGCAGAGATGAAGTCGGCGGTAGACTATAACGCCTATGCTGGCGTGTGGTCTCAGGACAAATGGAAGGGCAAGTTTGAGGTCAAGTGGATCTTTGTCAAGGATGTTCCCAACAACCAGCTGCGGCACATCCGTTTGGAAAACAATGACAACAAACCAGTCACCAACTCCCGGGACACTCAGGAAGTACCCCTAGAAAAGGCTAAGCAAGTGCTAAAAATCATAGCTACTTTCAAGCATACCACCTCAATCTTTGATGACTTTGCACATTACGAGAAGCGTCAGGAGGAGGAGGAAGCTATGCGTAGG gaGAGGAATAGAAACAAACAGTAA
- the LOC117400665 gene encoding YTH domain-containing family protein 3-like isoform X1 encodes MSAASVDQQRPKGQGNKVQNGSMHQKDTVNDDDFEPYLGSQTNQSNSYPPMSDPYMPSYYAPSIGFPYSLSEAAWSTAGDPPMPYLTTYGQMSNGEHHFIPDGVFGQPGALGNTPPFLSQHGFNFFPGNADFSTWGTSGSQGQSTQSSAYSSSYGYPPSSLGRAIADGQAGFGSDTQLSKVPGLSSIEQGMAGLKLGADMAAVTKTVGSALGGAIGMNSMAVNSMPPVSSSAPNPTSWAAIARKPAKPQPKLKPKANMSIGSGAAVPPPPIKHNMNIGTWDDKGTIAKPPMAQQVLPPLPLVHQQLLAQPQPLMHNQLPPQQQHQQLQLQSAQPPQQLPQGPMHQHHNPHHQHQHHQPQPGQPPQLQQPPLQQQPPQQQQQQPPPQNRWVAPRNRGASFNQNSAGDNFGLGMGAPISAPPSGEVHPVLEKLKTLNSYNPKDFDWNLKNGRVFIIKSYSEDDIHRSIKYSIWCSTEHGNKRLDAAYRSLGNKGPLYLLFSVNGSGHFCGVAEMKSAVDYNAYAGVWSQDKWKGKFEVKWIFVKDVPNNQLRHIRLENNDNKPVTNSRDTQEVPLEKAKQVLKIIATFKHTTSIFDDFAHYEKRQEEEEAMRRERNRNKQ; translated from the exons ATGTCTGCCGCCAGTGTCGATCAG CAGAGACCCAAAGGACAAGGGaataaag tGCAAAACGGCTCAATGCATCAAAAGGATACAGTAAACGATGATGACTTTGAGCCTTATCTAGGCAGCCAGACAAATCAG AGTAACAGCTACCCACCAATGTCGGATCCCTACATGCCTAGTTATTATGCTCCTTCGATTGGATTCCCTTACTCCCTTAGTGAAGCAGCCTGGTCCACAGCAGGAGACCCCCCTATGCCTTATTTGACCACATATGGACAGATGAGCAATGGCGAACATCATTTTATCCCGGATGGTGTTTTTGGCCAGCCAGGGGCCTTGGGCAACACGCCTCCCTTTCTGAGCCAGCATGGATTCAACTTCTTTCCTGGCAATGCAGACTTTTCCACCTGGGGGACAAGTGGTTCTCAGGGACAGTCGACACAGAGCTCTGCATACAGCAGCAGCTATGGCTATCCCCCCAGTTCCCTAGGCAGGGCTATTGCAGATGGGCAGGCGGGATTTGGCAGTGACACCCAGCTCAGCAAGGTGCCAGGCCTTAGCAGCATTGAGCAGGGTATGGCTGGGCTGAAGTTGGGCGCAGACATGGCGGCAGTAACAAAAACGGTAGGCTCAGCCCTGGGAGGTGCAATAGGCATGAACAGCATGGCAGTCAACAGTATGCCCCCTGTCAGCTCCTCTGCCCCCAATCCCACCTCCTGGGCTGCCATCGCCAGAAAGCCTGCAAAACCCCAGCCCAAACTAAAACCCAAGGCAAACATGAGCATTGGTAGTGGTGCTGCTGTCCCCCCGCCTCCGATAAAGCACAACATGAACATTGGCACCTGGGATGATAAGGGGACCATAGCCAAGCCCCCAATGGCACAACAGGTGCTGCCACCCCTGCCCCTTGTGCATCAACAGCTCCTGGCGCAGCCACAGCCCTTGATGCATAACCAATTGCCCCCTCAACAACAGCATCAGCAGCTGCAGTTGCAGTCAGCTCAGCCACCTCAACAGCTGCCCCAAGGACCTATGCATCAGCACCATAATCCTCATCATCAGCACCAACACCATCAGCCCCAGCCGGGGCAGCCTCCACAGCTACAGCAACCTCCCCTACAACAGCAAcctccccagcagcagcagcagcagccaccacCTCAGAATCGATGGGTGGCTCCTCGCAACCGGGGCGCCAGCTTTAACCAGAATAGTGCTGGAGATAACTTTGGTTTGGGGATGGGAGCGCCCATTAGCGCTCCCCCTTCTGGAGAAGTTCACCCAGTGCTGGAGAAACTGAAGACCCTCAACAGCTACAATCCCAAAGACTTTGACTGGAACCTCAAGAATGGGCGTGTGTTCATCATCAAGAGCTACTCTGAGGACGATATCCACCGCTCCATCAAGTATTCCATCTGGTGCAGCACTGAGCATGGTAACAAGCGTCTGGACGCTGCCTACCGCTCGCTCGGCAACAAGGGCCCCCTCTACCTGCTCTTCAGCGTCAACGGCAGCGGACATTTTTGTGGAGTGGCAGAGATGAAGTCGGCGGTAGACTATAACGCCTATGCTGGCGTGTGGTCTCAGGACAAATGGAAGGGCAAGTTTGAGGTCAAGTGGATCTTTGTCAAGGATGTTCCCAACAACCAGCTGCGGCACATCCGTTTGGAAAACAATGACAACAAACCAGTCACCAACTCCCGGGACACTCAGGAAGTACCCCTAGAAAAGGCTAAGCAAGTGCTAAAAATCATAGCTACTTTCAAGCATACCACCTCAATCTTTGATGACTTTGCACATTACGAGAAGCGTCAGGAGGAGGAGGAAGCTATGCGTAGG gaGAGGAATAGAAACAAACAGTAA